The genome window AATCTTGCGGAAAAGAGGAAAGATCCGTATTGTGACTTTTTAACACTTCATACGAAACTAATGTTCTCCAGTAAACACCGGGAATATAGCGTGCTAAATCTCTGCCGACCCACGCTTCAACTTTTGTCTTACCAAAGTCTGCATAGATTCTGTTTCTGTAATTATATTCTTCAAAGCTGCAAGCAAAACCAAAATAAATATAGCTTTTTAAGATGTCAAAAATGTTTAAAACATATTGTTCAGTAAATTGATTTTTATTGAAATCAATAAAAATATTAGAGAACTCAAGCTTGTCACGAATGGAGATATCATAGGAACATACTCTTGAATAGAGAAAAAAACCTATCTTGTTATTTGCTAAAAATGTTTGAAATTCCTGTTTATCTTCAATCAATCGTTTTTTGTCTAGCCCTTCGTTGTCATTGAAATATTTTGGTTTTAGTTGTTCATTTAGAGATAACAGTAATTCTATTATACGGTTTACCTCAATATTGGCTGATTGTATATAAAGTTTAATCATTTTTACCTCCTAACCCACTGTGTCTTATGATCAAATCAAATGCTTCTTGTACAGTTTTACTGAGCCTTGTATTTTTCCCCACAATCAGAATGGATTGTCGATTGCTCTTTTGTGCCGATTCTGTTTGTATTCGCAGTTGTCTTGTGCGGGAAACATATTTACTGTCTTTTATCTCAACCGAATTATTTTCATCCAATGCATCAGGAATAGAACTTCCTTCTTCAGTGGATATTTTGATGGTGTTTTTCTTTAAACCAAGTTCTCTGAGAATTCTTTTTTCTGATTCTAATCCCCTAAGTTTTGGGTCAATATCCCCGCCAAATCCAAACAGCTTCTTAATTTTCTTAACAGTTCTGGAAATAATTCCATCTTTTTGACTGTCATTGCCTTTCATAGTCACTAAACTTGGTAGAACTGTAGCAGAAGGCATCATTGATATTAAAGGAAAAAGGGGACAGCGCCCTTTTAAATGGCTTTACTACAATAATTTACAATAAATATATTGAAATAAATTGGTGTCTGTCCCTTTTTTTCCTCACGTCCTTATTTTTTCCCTGTTTTTTACTTACTAGTCAAAATCAGGTTCAAAATCTGGGTTAACCCAGACATTTTGTACTTGATTAGGTTTTAACTTTATTTTGCTGATATCGAATTTTTTCAAAGAAGACAAAAAACTAGCAAAATTCTTTGCTAACAAGAACATATTATGTTGCCCTTCATTTTGTTCTAATTCGTGATCCCAAAAATAGATACCAGCGTTTTGTCCGATTAGTAGACATAAGTAATTACCTCCTTCAGCATAAGCAATAGGCAGTGCGTTCGAAGCGAATCTATTACTGAACTCTGATTTAATATATTCGATCTTTTCAATAGAAAGAAATTCATTGACACCGGATTCGGTATGCAATTCCGGAATATCGAACTCATTTGTTTCTGGGATACCTCCATTGTTTTTTTTCAAAAATTTTCGAAAATCGTTTGGTAATTTCATGCCTATGCGTTCTTCAAAACCTACTAAACACACCTCATCAATATGCTTGCCTTTGTGTTTGATTTTTATACTCATTTTTTCCTCCAGAGTTCTAACGATCAGAGTGCCGAATAACAGCAGCTCCCCCAGTGTGCGGAACGTTATTATGAAGTTCTCTGGGAATTAATTGCATTGTTGTGCCATTTTCAACATGATGCCAAACATATCCTTTAGGCGTACTCGGATATCCCATTGCTTTATTTGCTATTGCTGAATCTTTTGCATAGTTCCCGGTCAACCCTTTAATATTGACTTCAGCTTGTGTGTAATGTTTGAAATCAGGAAAACCAGTGTCTTTAAACTTTACACCGGAAGTATAGTTTTGACCAGCATACTTACTATTAATAGGATTTCGTCCTCCAATTTTCTTGATTGGAACATCACTCAGTGCTTCTACAGTTTTACCACCAGCCCTGGTGGCATCAGCGATACTGTCTCCAGCATTGATGATTTTCTTCCCGGCTTTGGCAGCATCCGTAACTCGATCAATGACTTTAAATGCGCCAATGACAGGCAGAACCATCGCTGCATCCCACACAGTTTGTTTCCAATTCTGACCTGTCTTGATATCATA of Elusimicrobiota bacterium contains these proteins:
- a CDS encoding SMI1/KNR4 family protein; amino-acid sequence: MITFRTLGELLLFGTLIVRTLEEKMSIKIKHKGKHIDEVCLVGFEERIGMKLPNDFRKFLKKNNGGIPETNEFDIPELHTESGVNEFLSIEKIEYIKSEFSNRFASNALPIAYAEGGNYLCLLIGQNAGIYFWDHELEQNEGQHNMFLLAKNFASFLSSLKKFDISKIKLKPNQVQNVWVNPDFEPDFD
- a CDS encoding putative toxin, which gives rise to MKGNDSQKDGIISRTVKKIKKLFGFGGDIDPKLRGLESEKRILRELGLKKNTIKISTEEGSSIPDALDENNSVEIKDSKYVSRTRQLRIQTESAQKSNRQSILIVGKNTRLSKTVQEAFDLIIRHSGLGGKND
- a CDS encoding RHS repeat-associated core domain-containing protein; this encodes SSYRYDAFGQVIGSGMPGRGFSSKEYNERTSLSYFGARYYDASLGRFISRDPLGFVDGPNEYIYCANNPVLWLDPFGLCRGRNSYATYGSYSSIGMMNSTIGVPLGATSSNHIQDARDVTDALGQVAFDKMYGKTTGMGITLQVLASTTGLDALGDVSNVIYDIKTGQNWKQTVWDAAMVLPVIGAFKVIDRVTDAAKAGKKIINAGDSIADATRAGGKTVEALSDVPIKKIGGRNPINSKYAGQNYTSGVKFKDTGFPDFKHYTQAEVNIKGLTGNYAKDSAIANKAMGYPSTPKGYVWHHVENGTTMQLIPRELHNNVPHTGGAAVIRHSDR